The following proteins are co-located in the Xiphophorus maculatus strain JP 163 A chromosome 8, X_maculatus-5.0-male, whole genome shotgun sequence genome:
- the ptcd2 gene encoding pentatricopeptide repeat-containing protein 2, mitochondrial, translating into MQFMNNFQNVSKLNYRNSNTTPHTTPSVFMSTVRPAGVMALLGTLAAKCCWSLLSKPCKGLFCGVLRPSWIQGCIGAKRHLLSEDVIKLQDFQQKKLAVAHLVTGSDGNYIELFREKMQRNELILRDDLKLLLHLCQTPDDMLVAQKAIYRYHEENRNLLYGDFKFGPLFMRLCYELGMEGMAAATLTDKNMKGFFVDSTSFNIAINMLFVKGSYESAMDVLRTMRSQGVPFNKDTLTLAMATCYKLNTAECYRISMSLIEEEQTRGQFITRHAYCFAVALALRRNDLEKAHSMYSQIMSTDSKLCQNFNVMILTMSGDVLGAVSVLSAAISPSRSFFVKKPEFSKEVVDLLVLRSEGTPFKMKAEQVVTQLQQAGQVTQETLDDMLCHVPTGKRKPVVMEVVRRTSRRTRRSLQSNLLSE; encoded by the exons atgcagTTCATGAATAATTTTCAGAACGTAAGTAAACTTAATTATCGGAACTCGAATACGACGCCACACACCACCCCTTCTGTGTTCATGTCCACGGTTCGGCCGGCTGGTGTCATGGCGCTGCTGGGGACACTGGCTGCTAAATGCTGTTGGTCGTTACTTTCTAAACCCTGCAAAGGGCTGTTCTGTGGAGTTTTACGGCCAAGCTGGATTCAGGGCTGCATTGGAG CTAAGAGGCATTTGTTGTCAGAAGATGTTATCAAACTGCAGGATTTCCAGCAAAAAAAGCTGGCTGTGGCTCACCTTGTTACGGGATCAGATG GCAATTATATTGAGCTGTTCAGAGAGAAGATGCAAAGAAATGAGCTGATTCTGCGAGACGACCTAAAACTGCTTCTCCACCTGTGTCAAACGCCAGATGATATGCTAGTAGCCCAAAAAGCCATCTATAG gtaTCATGAGGAGAACCGGAACCTTTTGTATGGAGACTTCAAGTTTGGCCCACTTTTCATGAGACTTTGCTATGAACTTGGCATGGAGGGAATGGCTGCTGCAACTTTAACTGATAAG AATATGAAAGGCTTTTTCGTTGATTCAACCTCTTTTAACATCGCCATCAACATGTTGTTTGTTAAAGGCTCATATGAAA GCGCTATGGACGTTTTAAGAACAATGAGGAGCCAAGGAGTACCATTCAACAAAGACACACTCACACTAGCGATGGCTACCTGCTATAAACTG AACACAGCAGAATGCTACAGAATCAGTATGTCACTAATAGAAGAAGAACAGACCAGAGGCCAGTTCATCACTCGCCATGCATATTGCTTTGCTGTAGCATTAGCACTCAGACGG aATGACCTAGAAAAGGCACACTCTATGTATTCACAAATTATGAGCACTGACAGCAAATTGTGCCAAAACTTTAAC GTTATGATACTTACCATGTCAGGAGACGTTTTAGGGGCCGTTTCTGTGCTGTCGGCAGCTATATCGCCCAGTAGGTCGTTTTTTGTGAAAAAGCCAGAGTTTTCCAAGGAAGTG GTCGATTTGCTCGTTTTGAGGAGTGAAGGCACACCATTCAAGATGAAAGCGGAGCAGGTGGTGACTCAGCTCCAACAGGCCGGTCAGGTGACCCAGGAGACCCTCGACGACATGCTGTGCCATGTCCCGACGGGGAAGAGGAAACCGGTTGTAATGGAGGTGGTGAGGCGGACCAGCCGAAGGACTCGGAGGTCTCTACAGTCCAATCTGTTGTCAGAGTGA
- the cacfd1 gene encoding calcium channel flower homolog isoform X2 → MSSEETAAPSKAAPDDDGMTWWYRWLCKIAGVLGGISCAVSGVWNCVTVNPLNIAAGVWMVLNAFVLFLCEVPFCCQFIEFANAIAARADKFKPWQKALFYCGMALFPVFLSFSITTLFGNAIAFATGVLYGLASLGKKLSH, encoded by the exons atgaGCTCCGAAGAGACAGCAGCGCCCAGCAAAGCCGCTCCGGATGATGATGGCATGACCTGGTGGTACAGATGGCTCTGCAAAATCGCTGGGGTTTTGGGAGGAATAT CCTGCGCTGTCTCGGGAGTGTGGAACTGCGTCACTGTGAACCCTTTAAACATCGCTGCTGGAGTATGGATGGT GTTGAATGCCTTTGTGCTGTTCCTTTGTGAGGTCCCATTCTGCTGCCAGTTCATAGAGTTTGCAAATGCGATTGCAGCCCGCGCAGACAAATTCAAGCCCTGGCAGAAAGCCCTCTTCTACTGTGG GATGGCTCTGTTTCCCGTGTTCCTGAGCTTCTCCATTACAACACTGTTTGGAAACGCCATTGCCTTTGCCACAGGAGTTCTTTACGGACTTGCGTCTTTAGGCAAAAA GCTCTCACATTAA
- the cacfd1 gene encoding calcium channel flower homolog isoform X1, which translates to MSSEETAAPSKAAPDDDGMTWWYRWLCKIAGVLGGISCAVSGVWNCVTVNPLNIAAGVWMVLNAFVLFLCEVPFCCQFIEFANAIAARADKFKPWQKALFYCGMALFPVFLSFSITTLFGNAIAFATGVLYGLASLGKKGDAVTYARLQHQKQGDEERTAGTVNGVPE; encoded by the exons atgaGCTCCGAAGAGACAGCAGCGCCCAGCAAAGCCGCTCCGGATGATGATGGCATGACCTGGTGGTACAGATGGCTCTGCAAAATCGCTGGGGTTTTGGGAGGAATAT CCTGCGCTGTCTCGGGAGTGTGGAACTGCGTCACTGTGAACCCTTTAAACATCGCTGCTGGAGTATGGATGGT GTTGAATGCCTTTGTGCTGTTCCTTTGTGAGGTCCCATTCTGCTGCCAGTTCATAGAGTTTGCAAATGCGATTGCAGCCCGCGCAGACAAATTCAAGCCCTGGCAGAAAGCCCTCTTCTACTGTGG GATGGCTCTGTTTCCCGTGTTCCTGAGCTTCTCCATTACAACACTGTTTGGAAACGCCATTGCCTTTGCCACAGGAGTTCTTTACGGACTTGCGTCTTTAGGCAAAAA GGGAGACGCTGTGACTTACGCCAGACTACAGCACCAGAAGCAGGGAGACGAAGAGCGGACGGCAGGGACAGTAAATGGAGTTCCAGAGTGA